From the Musa acuminata AAA Group cultivar baxijiao chromosome BXJ3-7, Cavendish_Baxijiao_AAA, whole genome shotgun sequence genome, one window contains:
- the LOC135643471 gene encoding BTB/POZ and MATH domain-containing protein 3-like isoform X1, which yields MEKVVHGDRGGINVSQSKSVCETVNGSHRYTIQGFSLAKGMGLGKYMSSGTFDVGGYKWAIYFYPDGKNPEDNSLYVSVFIALASEGTDVRALFELTMLDQSGKDRHKVHSHFERALEGGPYTLKYRGSMWGYKRFYRRTALETSDYLKDDCLIMHCTVGVVRNRIETPTQFSVSVPSPDLGQCLKELLKSGIGSDIVFHVGDETFKAHKRILAARSPVFNAQFYGLVGNPNVDRVDVEDVEPPVFKAMLIFIYSDELPDVHELTGSISMCTSTIMIQHLLAAADRYGLDRLRLLCEAKLCEGITADTVATTLALAEQHQCVQLKNVCLKFIAVRENLGAVMQTEGYNYLEGTCPSVLAELLETVAVVDNDAGQVCRKRSSSSNLGMNSMDSVDLNGGRRLRRRM from the exons ATGGAGAAGGTCGTCCATGGCGATAGGGGCGGCATCAACGTGTCGCAGTCGAAGTCGGTGTGCGAGACCGTGAATGGGTCGCACCGGTACACCATCCAGGGGTTCTCGCTGGCCAAGGGGATGGGGCTGGGGAAGTACATGTCCAGCGGCACCTTCGATGTGGGGGGCTACAAGTGGGCGATCTACTTCTACCCCGACGGAAAGAACCCCGAGGACAACTCTCTTTATGTGTCCGTGTTCATCGCCCTGGCCAGCGAAGGGACCGACGTGCGGGCACTCTTCGAGCTGACCATGCTCGACCAGAGCGGCAAGGACCGCCACAAGGTGCACAGTCACTTCGAGCGGGCGTTGGAGGGCGGGCCGTACACCCTTAAGTACCGAGGGAGCATGTG GGGCTACAAGAGATTTTACAGAAGAACAGCTTTAGAAACATCGGATTACCTCAAGGACGACTGTCTGATTATGCATTGTACGGTTGGTGTTGTCAGGAACCGTATCGAAACACCAACACAGTTTTCCGTTAGTGTACCATCACCAGACTTGGGTCAGTGTCTAAAGGAGCTGTTGAAATCTGGCATTGGTTCTGACATAGTTTTTCATGTTGGGGATGAGACATTTAAAGCTCACAAGCGGATTCTTGCTGCTCGCTCTCCGGTATTTAATGCCCAATTCTATGGCCTCGTTGGGAATCCTAATGTGGATAGAGTAGATGTAGAGGATGTGGAACCCCCTGTTTTCAAG GCCATGCTCATTTTCATATATTCGGATGAGCTTCCTGATGTTCATGAATTGACTGGTTCAATTTCAATGTGTACATCTACAATAATGATACAACATTTATTAGCTGCAGCTGATAGATATGGTTTGGATCGTCTGAGGTTGCTGTGTGAAGCAAAATTATGTGAAGGAATCACTGCTGACACAGTAGCAACAACCTTAGCCCTCGCTGAACAACACCAATGTGTTCAACTGAAGAATGTGTGTCTAAAATTCATAGCTGTTCGAGAAAACTTAGGAG CTGTGATGCAGACTGAAGGATACAACTATTTGGAGGGAACGTGTCCGTCGGTGCTTGCAGAACTTTTGGAAACTGTTGCTGTTGTGGATAACGATGCTGGTCAGGTGTGCCGAAAGAGGAGCAGTAGCAGCAACCTGGGGATGAATTCAATGGACAGTGTTGATTTGAACGGGGGGAGGCGATTGCGCAGGCGGATGTAG
- the LOC135643471 gene encoding BTB/POZ and MATH domain-containing protein 3-like isoform X2, with product MEKVVHGDRGGINVSQSKSVCETVNGSHRYTIQGFSLAKGMGLGKYMSSGTFDVGGYKWAIYFYPDGKNPEDNSLYVSVFIALASEGTDVRALFELTMLDQSGKDRHKVHSHFERALEGGPYTLKYRGSMWGYKRFYRRTALETSDYLKDDCLIMHCTVGVVRNRIETPTQFSVSVPSPDLGQCLKELLKSGIGSDIVFHVGDETFKAHKRILAARSPVFNAQFYGLVGNPNVDRVDVEDVEPPVFKAMLIFIYSDELPDVHELTGSISMCTSTIMIQHLLAAADRYGLDRLRLLCEAKLCEGITADTVATTLALAEQHQCVQLKNVCLKFIAVRENLGD from the exons ATGGAGAAGGTCGTCCATGGCGATAGGGGCGGCATCAACGTGTCGCAGTCGAAGTCGGTGTGCGAGACCGTGAATGGGTCGCACCGGTACACCATCCAGGGGTTCTCGCTGGCCAAGGGGATGGGGCTGGGGAAGTACATGTCCAGCGGCACCTTCGATGTGGGGGGCTACAAGTGGGCGATCTACTTCTACCCCGACGGAAAGAACCCCGAGGACAACTCTCTTTATGTGTCCGTGTTCATCGCCCTGGCCAGCGAAGGGACCGACGTGCGGGCACTCTTCGAGCTGACCATGCTCGACCAGAGCGGCAAGGACCGCCACAAGGTGCACAGTCACTTCGAGCGGGCGTTGGAGGGCGGGCCGTACACCCTTAAGTACCGAGGGAGCATGTG GGGCTACAAGAGATTTTACAGAAGAACAGCTTTAGAAACATCGGATTACCTCAAGGACGACTGTCTGATTATGCATTGTACGGTTGGTGTTGTCAGGAACCGTATCGAAACACCAACACAGTTTTCCGTTAGTGTACCATCACCAGACTTGGGTCAGTGTCTAAAGGAGCTGTTGAAATCTGGCATTGGTTCTGACATAGTTTTTCATGTTGGGGATGAGACATTTAAAGCTCACAAGCGGATTCTTGCTGCTCGCTCTCCGGTATTTAATGCCCAATTCTATGGCCTCGTTGGGAATCCTAATGTGGATAGAGTAGATGTAGAGGATGTGGAACCCCCTGTTTTCAAG GCCATGCTCATTTTCATATATTCGGATGAGCTTCCTGATGTTCATGAATTGACTGGTTCAATTTCAATGTGTACATCTACAATAATGATACAACATTTATTAGCTGCAGCTGATAGATATGGTTTGGATCGTCTGAGGTTGCTGTGTGAAGCAAAATTATGTGAAGGAATCACTGCTGACACAGTAGCAACAACCTTAGCCCTCGCTGAACAACACCAATGTGTTCAACTGAAGAATGTGTGTCTAAAATTCATAGCTGTTCGAGAAAACTTAGGAG ACTGA
- the LOC135583032 gene encoding transcription initiation factor TFIID subunit 12b-like, whose amino-acid sequence MLSRPRRENPSHPFPGRFAPKSLVSLLGLASSSPFDSSPSIRRRRGLLIPYRGETEREREREVAMAENPASASPNKPLTQPAPGVSDASITPSNPQNPNLPSPQIPPSPSMAASDLAQISSPQLSQPQSQALNAAAALDYSTKQQSIQSQQQQQQQQQQLQSQQQMQNQQQNLMSPSSSFQIQQNLQRSGSMPRLSQIQQHLGAAAAASAMRQHAGIYGGQMNFGGAQIQQQQHLAAAAAAAGMARSGMITQAGQISMLPGQTAQHFNLQSQMLAQPRQKSLVQGGQFHSANSSGQAVQGMQNMGMMSSLGFNPQLRANGPLPYGQQRLVHGQMRQQQLSQPTALTSPQKLPGQSLPRTPSAAALNPQVSGLTQNGQSALVQTNLSQQQQQWLKHLQPSLPSPGSPSFHLQQQQRQQQSFLTQQLASSQLHQKSMALTQQQIAQLVQQPLPSQQQQQHLIQQQQLQQIQQLQQQQQLQSPRLPGSAIQKSLNLTGSQPETPASGTTMTGGSSSQGAEATNQLLGKRKIHDLVLQVDPMGKLDPEVEDLLLEIADDFIDSVTSFACSLAKHRKSSTLEAKDVLLHLEKNWNLAVPGYTREEKSYQKESLPLDIHKQRLEMIRELAETHQSDGDISGAKVTNKQAINNSGSDHSIKPSPSSEQLSLPAVGSQLMHKSQRF is encoded by the exons ATGCTGTCTCGGCCAAGACGGGAAAATCCGTCTCACCCTTTCCCCGGTCGATTCGCCCCCAAATCCCTCGTCTCCCTCCTCGGGCTCGCCTCGTCCTCCCCCTTCGACTCATCTCCGTCGATTCGACGCCGCCGAGGTCTTCTAATTCCATATAGGGGggagacggagagagagagagagagagaggtggcaaTGGCGGAGAACCCTGCGTCCGCTTCCCCCAACAAGCCCCTTACGCAACCAGCACCTGGCGTCAGCGACGCCTCCATAACGCCGTCCAACCCCCAGAACCCGAACCTCCCTTCCCCCCAAATCCCCCCTTCGCCGTCCATGGCCGCCAGCGATCTCGCGCAGATCTCTTCCCCCCAATTGTCCCAACCCCAATCGCAGGCCCTCAACGCCGCCGCAGCCCTAGACTACTCCACCAAGCAGCAGTCCATCCAATcccagcaacagcaacagcaacagcagcagcagttgcAATCTCAGCAGCAGATGCAAAACCAGCAGCAGAATTTGATGTCGCCTTCTTCAAGCTTCCAGATACAGCAGAACCTGCAGCGGTCCGGTTCGATGCCGCGACTGAGTCAGATCCAGCAGCATCTCGGCGCAGCGGCGGCCGCCAGCGCGATGCGGCAGCACGCAGGGATCTACGGTGGACAGATGAATTTCGGTGGCGCCCAgatccagcagcagcagcacctggCTGCCGCAGCCGCCGCTGCAGGAATGGCACGGTCGGGGATGATTACGCAGGCAGGACAGATATCGATGCTGCCCGGGCAGACTGCTCAACATTTCAATCTGCAGTCTCAGATGCTTGCTCAG CCAAGACAGAAGAGTTTGGTCCAAGGCGGTCAGTTCCATTCAGCTAATTCGTCTGGTCAGGCTGTGCAAGGAATGCAGAATATGGGAATGATGAGTAGCCTTGGTTTCAATCCACAGTTAAGAGCAAATGGCCCTCTACCATATGGTCAACAACGTTTAGTGCATGGGCAGATGAGACAACAGCAGCTGTCGCAACCAACAGCTCTTACATCACCTCAG AAGCTGCCTGGTCAAAGCTTACCCAGGACACCATCAGCTGCTGCACTTAATCCACAAGTATCTGGGTTGACTCAAAACGGACAATCGGCACTTGTACAGACTAATCTTtctcaacagcagcagcagtggcTGAAGCATTTGCAGCCATCATTGCCTTCACCAGGTTCTCCTTCATTTCATCTACAACAGCAGCAAAGGCAGCAGCAGTCGTTCTTGACACAGCAACTAGCTTCATCGCAGCTGCACCAAAAATCCATGGCCCTCACTCAACAGCAAATTGCTCAATTGGTGCAGCAGCCACTACCtagccagcagcagcagcaacatctGATACAACAACAGCAGCTGCAACAGATCCAGcagttgcagcagcagcagcagctacaaTCTCCACGGCTACCAGGGTCTGCAATCCAAAAATCTTTAAATTTAACTGGATCACAACCAGAAACACCAGCTTCGGGCACTACCATGACTGGTGGAAGTTCTAGTCAAGGTGCAGAAGCAACTAATCAACTTCTtggaaagagaaaaatacatgatTTAGTTTTACAG GTAGATCCCATGGGTAAATTGGATCCTGAAGTTGAAGACCTCCTTTTGGAGATAGCTGATGACTTCATTGACTCA GTTACATCATTTGCTTGCAGTCTAGCGAAGCATCGCAAATCCTCAACTTTGGAGGCTAAGGATGTATTGCTACACCTAG AGAAAAACTGGAACTTGGCTGTTCCAGGTTACACAAGGGAGGAAAAGAGTTACCAAAAAGAATCT TTGCCTTTGGATATCCATAAACAACGGCTGGAAATG ATAAGAGAGTTGGCTGAAACACATCAATCAGATGGAGATATAAGTGGTGCTAAGGTCACAAATAAACAGGCCATAAACAATTCGGGAAGTGATCACTCAATAAAACCTTCACCAAGTTCAGAGCAGTTATCGCTCCCTGCAGTTGGCTCACAACTTATGCACAAATCCCAGCGGTTTTAG
- the LOC135642071 gene encoding ABC transporter G family member 4-like, with protein sequence MEGQPSFIPSVSSTPSSSFSSPTASSSSPSTTIVMAETPPSPPQREQKKTKTFELTAHSIFYVKPTAVHALKLLLNQCRPSQPTHYILRDVSLTARPGELLAVVGPSGAGKSTLLDILAARTAPTAGSLRLNSSPLHPASFRRLSAHVPQHDASLPLLTVAETFAFAARLLLPRHASASASAVIASLLADLRLSHLAHTRLSGNLSGGERRRVSIGLSLLRDPAVLLLDEPTSGLDSSSAHLVLQSLRSVAASRSTTIILSIHQPSSRLLSSIDSLLLLSKGSVIHHGSLSSLDRFLLSAGFSVPSQLNPLEFAMEVLHQLPHPTTTLKAQRASSTKLIEPKIQEEEEEEDITVHYSSSRVREILTLYGRCWKLVFRTKQLLLANTIEALIVGFLLGTIYINLSFDDEGIGKRLGLFAFTLTFLLSSTTETLPIFVGERPILLRDTSSGLYRLSSHLVAGTLVFVPYLLAISLLYATSVYFITGLCASWAAFTDFVLIVWALVLTANSFVLFVSSLAPDYIAGTSLVTVSLAGFFLFSGYFIAKESMPEYWVFVHYLSPYKYGLDALLANEYSCQANRCFEWAGKEMGGGCLATGRDVLARRGLREGERWANLQVLFGFFAFYRVLYWIVLRRRASMSKK encoded by the coding sequence ATGGAAGGACAGCCATCTTTCATCCCCTCTGTTAGCAgcactccttcctcttccttttcttctcccaccgcttcctcctcctccccctcgacCACCATTGTCATGGCCGAAACACCACCGTCACCTCCTCAGCGAGAACAGAAGAAGACGAAGACCTTTGAACTGACGGCGCACTCCATATTTTATGTCAAGCCCACCGCCGTGCACGCCTTGAAACTCCTCCTCAACCAATGCCGGCCCTCCCAACCGACGCATTACATCCTCCGCGACGTCTCCCTCACCGCCCGCCCCGGCGAGCTGCTCGCCGTCGTGGGTCCCAGCGGCGCCGGTAAGTCCACCCTCCTAGACATCCTCGCCGCCCGCACCGCCCCGACCGCCGGCTCCCTCCGCCTCAACTCGTCCCCCCTCCACCCGGCCTCCTTCCGCCGCCTCTCCGCCCACGTCCCCCAGCACGATGCTTCCCTCCCACTCCTCACCGTCGCTGAGACCTTCGCCTTCGCCGCCCGCCTCCTCCTCCCCCGccacgcctccgcctccgcctccgctgtCATCGCCTCCCTACTCGCCGACCTCCGCCTTTCCCACCTCGCCCACACCCGCCTTTCCGGCAACCTTTCCGGCGGGGAGCGCCGCCGAGTTTCCATCGGCCTCAGCCTGCTGCGCGACCCTGCGGTGCTCCTTCTCGACGAGCCTACATCCGGCCTCGACAGCTCATCGGCGCACCTCGTCCTGCAGTCCCTACGGAGCGTCGCTGCCTCCCGCTCCACCACCATCATCCTTTCCATCCACCAGCCCAGCTCTCGCCTTCTTTCCTCCATcgactccctcctcctcctctccaaagGCTCCGTCATCCACCACGGCTCCCTCTCCTCCCTCGACCGCTTTCTCCTCTCCGCCGGCTTCTCGGTCCCCTCCCAGCTCAACCCCCTCGAGTTCGCCATGGAAGTGCTCCACCAACTCCCCCACCCGACCACCACCCTTAAAGCACAACGAGCTTCCTCCACCAAGTTGATAGAACCGAagatccaagaagaagaagaagaagaagacatcacaGTCCACTATTCCAGTTCTCGAGTTCGAGAAATCCTGACGCTCTACGGCCGCTGCTGGAAGCTCGTGTTCCGCACCAAACAGCTCCTCCTCGCCAACACTATCGAGGCGCTCATCGTCGGCTTCCTCCTGGGCACTATCTACATCAACTTGAGCTTCGACGACGAGGGCATTGGCAAACGGCTCGGCCTGTTCGCCTTCACTCTCACCTTCCTACTCTCCTCCACCACCGAGACGCTCCCCATCTTCGTGGGCGAGCGCCCCATCCTCCTCCGCGATACTTCCTCCGGCCTCTACCGCCTCTCCTCCCACCTGGTCGCTGGCACGCTCGTCTTCGTCCCCTACCTCCTCGCCATCTCCCTCCTCTACGCCACCTCCGTCTACTTCATCACCGGGCTCTGCGCCTCGTGGGCGGCGTTCACCGACTTCGTTCTCATCGTCTGGGCCCTCGTCCTCACTGCCAACTCCTTCGTACTCTTCGTCAGCTCCCTCGCGCCGGACTACATCGCCGGCACGTCGCTGGTCACGGTGTCGCTGGCgggcttcttcctcttctccggtTACTTCATAGCAAAGGAGAGCATGCCGGAGTACTGGGTCTTCGTGCACTACTTATCTCCATACAAGTACGGGCTGGACGCGCTGCTGGCCAATGAGTACAGCTGTCAAGCGAACCGGTGCTTCGAGTGGGCCGGCAAGGAGATGGGAGGGGGGTGTTTGGCGACCGGAAGAGATGTGCTGGCGAGGCGAGGCTTGAGGGAGGGAGAAAGGTGGGCAAACTTGCAGGTTCTCTTTGGGTTCTTCGCGTTCTACCGCGTCCTCTACTGGATCGTTCTCCGGAGGAGGGCCTCCATGTCCAAGAAATGA